In Salmonella enterica subsp. enterica serovar Typhimurium str. LT2, a single window of DNA contains:
- the yccW gene encoding putative SAM-dependent methyltransferase (similar to E. coli putative oxidoreductase (AAC74053.1); Blastp hit to AAC74053.1 (367 aa), 93% identity in aa 1 - 367) produces the protein MTESTFPQYPRLVLSKGREKSLLRRHPWVFSGAVSRLEGKANLGETIDIVDHQGKWLARGAWSPASQIRARVWTFDKAESIDIAFFTRRLRQAQQWRDWLAKKDGLDSYRLIAGESDGLPGVTIDRFGHFLVLQLLSAGAEYQRAALISALQTCYPDCAIYDRSDVAVRKKEGMALTQGPVTGELPPALLPIEEHGMKLLVDIQGGHKTGYYLDQRDSRLATRRYVENQRVLNCFSYTGGFAVSALMGGCRQVVSVDTSQDALDIARQNVELNQLDLSKAEFVRDDVFKLLRAYREHGEKFDVIIMDPPKFVENKSQLMGACRGYKDINMLAIQLLNPGGILLTFSCSGLMTSDLFQKIIADAAIDAGRDVQFIEQFRQAADHPVIATYPEGLYLKGFACRVM, from the coding sequence ATGACTGAATCTACATTTCCGCAATATCCCCGTTTAGTCCTCAGCAAAGGGCGAGAAAAATCTTTACTCCGCCGCCACCCATGGGTCTTTTCCGGCGCCGTATCCCGTCTGGAAGGCAAAGCCAACCTCGGTGAAACTATCGATATCGTCGACCATCAGGGAAAGTGGTTAGCACGCGGCGCCTGGTCACCAGCCTCCCAGATCCGCGCGCGCGTCTGGACATTTGATAAAGCAGAATCCATTGATATTGCGTTTTTCACCCGCCGCCTGCGCCAGGCGCAGCAGTGGCGCGACTGGCTGGCGAAAAAAGACGGCCTGGATAGCTATCGTCTGATCGCCGGTGAGTCCGATGGCCTGCCTGGCGTCACTATCGATCGTTTTGGTCATTTTTTGGTGCTGCAACTGCTCAGCGCCGGGGCCGAATATCAACGCGCCGCATTAATTAGCGCGCTGCAAACATGCTATCCGGATTGCGCTATTTACGATCGCAGCGACGTCGCCGTGCGGAAAAAAGAAGGGATGGCGCTGACGCAAGGTCCGGTCACTGGCGAACTGCCGCCTGCGCTTTTGCCAATTGAAGAACACGGTATGAAATTGCTGGTCGATATCCAGGGCGGCCACAAAACCGGTTATTATCTTGATCAGCGCGACAGTCGTCTGGCGACGCGCCGCTACGTGGAAAATCAGCGGGTACTGAACTGCTTCTCTTATACCGGCGGTTTTGCCGTGTCGGCGTTAATGGGCGGTTGTCGCCAGGTTGTCAGCGTGGATACCTCACAGGATGCGCTGGATATCGCCAGGCAAAACGTTGAACTGAACCAACTGGACTTGAGCAAAGCCGAATTCGTGCGCGACGACGTGTTTAAGTTGCTGCGCGCTTACCGTGAACACGGCGAAAAATTCGACGTCATCATCATGGACCCGCCCAAATTCGTTGAAAATAAAAGCCAGTTAATGGGCGCCTGCCGGGGCTATAAAGACATTAACATGTTAGCGATTCAACTGCTCAATCCGGGCGGCATACTGCTGACATTCTCTTGCTCCGGACTGATGACCAGCGATTTATTTCAGAAAATCATTGCCGATGCCGCAATAGATGCCGGTCGTGATGTACAATTTATAGAGCAGTTCCGTCAGGCCGCCGATCACCCGGTGATCGCCACCTACCCGGAAGGGCTGTATCTGAAAGGGTTTGCCTGTCGCGTCATGTAA
- a CDS encoding putative outer membrane protein (similar to E. coli orf, hypothetical protein (AAC73646.1); Blastp hit to AAC73646.1 (183 aa), 59% identity in aa 1 - 180), producing MKTVFSLTAAAMMALSGGVSAASAFSLSSADIPADFRLTQQHVFKGFGCSGENISPQLSWRNPPAGTKSYAITVFDPDAPTGSGWWHWTMVNIPAQIHDLPTGADKKTLPAGVVQGRNDFGYAGFGGACPPPSDKPHRYQFTVWALNTATLPLDSESSGALVGFMLNAHVIAKAKFTATYGR from the coding sequence ATGAAAACAGTCTTCTCTTTGACCGCAGCCGCAATGATGGCATTGAGTGGCGGCGTATCTGCCGCGTCGGCGTTTAGCCTCAGTAGCGCGGATATTCCGGCGGATTTTCGTTTAACGCAACAGCACGTCTTTAAAGGATTTGGTTGTAGCGGAGAAAATATTTCGCCGCAGCTGAGCTGGCGCAATCCGCCTGCCGGAACCAAAAGCTACGCTATTACCGTCTTCGATCCTGATGCGCCCACCGGAAGCGGCTGGTGGCACTGGACGATGGTGAATATTCCTGCGCAGATTCACGACCTGCCGACGGGGGCTGATAAAAAAACGTTACCCGCCGGAGTGGTGCAGGGACGTAATGATTTCGGTTATGCTGGCTTTGGCGGCGCCTGTCCGCCGCCGAGCGATAAGCCTCATCGCTATCAGTTTACTGTGTGGGCGCTGAATACGGCAACACTGCCGCTCGACAGTGAGTCAAGTGGCGCGTTGGTAGGGTTTATGCTGAACGCGCATGTGATTGCGAAAGCAAAATTCACGGCCACATACGGAAGATAA
- a CDS encoding AraC family bacterial regulatory protein (similar to E. coli putative ARAC-type regulatory protein (AAC73647.1); Blastp hit to AAC73647.1 (265 aa), 33% identity in aa 8 - 260) has product MHIRHQDLTTAEVRSSHLHRLHRVTLFSAAICHITQGSKVIIQDDSRLVAGPGELIIIPANTPLEIINQPAQNGFRSDLLLLSPEIIARFKTMYVQDYPPANLTSLCTPMSRSLTFMWENVLDAVRQGLPVGLQEHQAMGLLLALLHDGAAGPLLIERRYTLTEQVRQLIMLSPAKLWTAQEIARRLAMGTSTLRRRLQRESQSYRQIVEEVRMSCALSQLQSTTLPIGEIALRCGYLSGSRFTARFRQHYGCLPSQVR; this is encoded by the coding sequence ATGCATATTCGACATCAGGATCTTACGACGGCAGAGGTGCGTTCCAGTCATCTGCACCGTTTGCATCGTGTTACGCTTTTTTCCGCCGCTATCTGCCATATTACGCAGGGCAGTAAAGTCATCATTCAGGATGATAGCCGCCTTGTCGCCGGGCCTGGCGAGTTGATTATTATCCCGGCGAACACGCCGCTGGAGATTATTAATCAGCCTGCGCAGAACGGTTTTCGCTCCGACCTGTTATTACTTTCACCGGAGATTATTGCTCGCTTTAAAACGATGTACGTTCAGGATTATCCACCGGCAAACCTGACATCGCTGTGTACCCCGATGAGCCGTAGCCTGACATTTATGTGGGAGAACGTGTTGGATGCTGTGCGCCAGGGGTTGCCCGTTGGGCTACAGGAACATCAGGCGATGGGGTTACTGTTAGCGCTTTTACATGATGGCGCGGCGGGACCACTGCTTATTGAACGGCGTTACACCCTCACGGAGCAGGTGCGGCAACTGATTATGCTCTCGCCTGCTAAGCTATGGACAGCCCAGGAGATAGCCCGCCGTCTTGCTATGGGAACATCGACGTTGCGTCGGCGTTTGCAGCGTGAATCGCAGAGTTATCGACAAATTGTTGAAGAGGTGCGCATGTCCTGCGCACTTTCTCAACTGCAATCGACGACGCTGCCAATCGGCGAAATAGCGCTACGGTGCGGCTACCTGTCGGGGTCGCGATTTACGGCCAGATTCCGCCAGCATTATGGGTGTCTGCCCAGTCAGGTACGTTAA
- the yccX gene encoding putative phosphohydrolase (similar to E. coli orf, hypothetical protein (AAC74054.1); Blastp hit to AAC74054.1 (92 aa), 78% identity in aa 1 - 92): MSNVCIIAWVYGRVQGVGFRYTTQHEAQRLGLTGYAKNMDDGSVEVVACGDAAQVEKLIKWLKEGGPRSARVDKILTEPHSPRETLTGFSIRY, translated from the coding sequence ATGTCGAACGTCTGCATTATCGCCTGGGTTTATGGTCGCGTTCAGGGAGTCGGGTTTCGCTATACCACGCAGCATGAGGCGCAGCGGCTGGGGTTAACCGGCTATGCGAAGAATATGGATGACGGAAGCGTAGAAGTGGTGGCCTGTGGCGACGCGGCGCAGGTGGAAAAACTCATCAAGTGGCTGAAAGAGGGCGGGCCGCGCTCTGCTCGTGTGGACAAAATCCTCACTGAACCGCACAGCCCTCGCGAGACGTTAACAGGCTTTAGTATTCGGTATTAA
- the yccK gene encoding putative sulfite reductase, gamma subunit (similar to E. coli putative sulfite reductase (AAC74055.1); Blastp hit to AAC74055.1 (128 aa), 90% identity in aa 20 - 128), whose product MLIFEGKEISTDSEGYLKETTQWSEALAVAIAANEGIELSAEHWEVVRFVREFYLEFNTSPAIRMLVKAMANKFGEEKGNSRYLYRLFPKGPAKQATKIAGLPKPVKCI is encoded by the coding sequence ATGTTGATCTTTGAAGGTAAAGAAATCAGTACTGATAGCGAAGGCTATCTGAAAGAGACGACGCAGTGGAGTGAAGCGCTGGCAGTCGCTATCGCCGCCAATGAAGGCATTGAGCTCTCTGCGGAACACTGGGAAGTCGTGCGCTTCGTGCGCGAATTTTACCTGGAGTTTAATACCTCTCCCGCCATCCGAATGCTGGTAAAAGCGATGGCGAATAAGTTCGGCGAAGAAAAAGGCAATAGCCGCTATCTGTATCGTCTGTTCCCGAAAGGCCCGGCAAAGCAAGCGACCAAAATCGCCGGTCTGCCCAAGCCGGTAAAATGTATTTAA
- the yccA gene encoding putative TEGT family carrier (similar to E. coli putative carrier/transport protein (AAC74056.1); Blastp hit to AAC74056.1 (219 aa), 94% identity in aa 1 - 219) produces the protein MDRIITSSRDRSSLLSTHKVLRNTYFLLSLTLALSAITATASTVLMLPSPGLILTLVGMYGLMFLTYKTANKPVGILSAFAFTGFLGYILGPILNAYLSAGMGDVIGLALGGTALVFFCCSAYVLTTRKDMSFLGGMLMAGIVVVLIGMVANIFLQLPALHLAISAVFILISSGAILYETSNIIHGGETNYIRATVSLYVSLYNIFVSLLSILGFASRD, from the coding sequence ATGGATCGTATCATTACATCATCGCGTGATCGTAGCTCGCTACTGAGTACGCACAAAGTACTGCGCAACACCTATTTTCTGTTGAGCCTGACGCTGGCTTTATCCGCAATTACCGCGACAGCCAGTACGGTACTGATGCTGCCCTCCCCCGGCCTGATTCTGACGCTGGTCGGTATGTATGGGCTGATGTTCCTGACCTATAAAACCGCCAATAAGCCGGTCGGTATCCTGTCTGCTTTTGCGTTTACCGGCTTCCTCGGCTATATCCTGGGCCCGATTCTTAACGCCTATCTGTCAGCAGGCATGGGCGATGTCATTGGCCTGGCGCTGGGTGGAACCGCGTTAGTATTTTTCTGCTGCTCCGCTTACGTTCTGACCACCCGTAAGGATATGTCTTTCCTGGGCGGTATGTTAATGGCCGGGATCGTCGTCGTGCTGATTGGTATGGTGGCGAATATTTTCCTGCAACTGCCTGCATTGCACCTGGCGATTAGCGCGGTGTTTATCCTGATTTCCTCGGGCGCTATCCTGTATGAAACCAGTAACATCATTCACGGCGGTGAAACCAACTATATTCGTGCGACCGTCAGTCTGTACGTTTCGCTGTACAACATCTTTGTCAGCCTGCTCAGCATTCTGGGCTTCGCCAGCCGCGACTAA
- the pipA gene encoding Pathogenicity island encoded protein: SPI5 produces the protein MLPVTYRLIPQSGVSTYRLNTADTPVFPDIPEHAPNPSRLRLAHDSLAINSEFRLEPECVVEYLISGAGGIDPDTEIDDDTYDECYDELSSVLQNAYTQSETFRRLMNYAYEKELHDVEQRWLLGAGEAFETTVAQEHFKLSEGRKVICLNLDDSDDSYTEHYESNEGRQLFDTKRSFIHEVVHALTHLQDKEENHPRGPVVEYTNIILKEMGHPSPPRMVYIFNK, from the coding sequence ATGCTTCCGGTCACCTACAGATTAATACCTCAAAGCGGAGTATCCACATATAGATTAAATACCGCAGATACACCTGTTTTCCCCGATATTCCCGAACATGCACCAAACCCCTCACGGCTACGCCTTGCTCATGACAGCCTTGCCATAAACAGTGAATTCCGTCTGGAGCCAGAGTGTGTGGTGGAGTACCTTATCTCAGGCGCGGGTGGAATAGACCCTGATACAGAAATTGATGACGACACTTATGACGAATGCTACGATGAACTATCCTCCGTACTTCAAAATGCGTATACCCAAAGCGAAACATTCCGCAGACTGATGAATTACGCATATGAAAAAGAACTACATGATGTGGAGCAGCGCTGGCTACTGGGGGCAGGCGAAGCCTTTGAAACTACCGTGGCTCAGGAACACTTCAAACTTTCAGAAGGCAGGAAAGTTATTTGTCTCAATCTGGACGATTCTGATGATTCATATACCGAACATTATGAAAGTAACGAAGGAAGACAACTTTTTGACACAAAACGTTCATTTATTCATGAAGTTGTACATGCCCTGACCCATCTTCAGGATAAAGAAGAAAATCATCCAAGAGGCCCTGTTGTCGAATATACCAACATTATTCTGAAAGAGATGGGGCATCCTTCACCTCCCAGAATGGTCTACATCTTCAATAAATAG